One Mycolicibacterium pulveris genomic region harbors:
- a CDS encoding FKBP-type peptidyl-prolyl cis-trans isomerase, producing MSSSAVLTACAAALAMTLAACGSDTETTATPTTSAPSVDELVAPSPTETATPEPAAACPTAAPDAAVPAEWNLSGASGSVAVTGSTDTTAPNIVVDAPFSVSETQVQTLQAGDGPVVADTATVLVCYMGVNGRDGTVFDNSYERGVPVDFPLTGVVPGFQKAIAGQTVGSTVGVAMTSEDGYPEGQPAAGIQPGDSLVFAIKIIDAAN from the coding sequence ATGTCTTCGTCCGCCGTCCTCACGGCATGTGCCGCTGCGCTGGCCATGACGCTTGCCGCGTGTGGCTCCGACACGGAAACCACCGCCACACCTACCACCAGCGCACCTTCTGTCGACGAGCTGGTCGCTCCGTCGCCCACCGAAACGGCCACACCCGAGCCGGCCGCTGCGTGCCCGACCGCGGCGCCCGATGCCGCTGTCCCGGCCGAATGGAACCTGTCCGGCGCCTCCGGCAGCGTCGCCGTCACGGGATCCACCGACACGACGGCGCCGAACATCGTGGTCGACGCGCCGTTCAGCGTCAGTGAAACGCAGGTGCAGACCTTGCAGGCGGGTGACGGACCGGTGGTCGCGGACACGGCCACGGTGCTGGTCTGCTACATGGGGGTCAACGGGCGTGACGGGACCGTGTTCGACAACAGCTACGAGCGGGGCGTCCCAGTCGACTTTCCGCTCACCGGGGTCGTGCCGGGCTTCCAGAAAGCGATCGCCGGACAGACGGTCGGCTCCACCGTCGGTGTGGCGATGACCTCTGAAGACGGCTACCCCGAGGGCCAACCGGCCGCCGGTATCCAGCCCGGCGACTCGCTGGTCTTCGCGATCAAGATCATCGACGCCGCGAACTGA
- a CDS encoding putative quinol monooxygenase, with the protein MVIVAGHITVPPAQREAYLAECVSVIDQARRAPGCLDFAITADPLESGRVNIYERWESQAAVERFRGSGPSDDQGAVMVSASVAEYDVADVRSLVERG; encoded by the coding sequence ATGGTCATTGTCGCCGGACACATCACGGTGCCGCCCGCGCAGCGCGAGGCCTACCTCGCGGAGTGCGTGAGCGTCATCGACCAGGCGCGCCGCGCACCCGGCTGTCTGGACTTCGCGATCACCGCCGACCCGCTCGAATCGGGCCGCGTCAACATCTACGAACGGTGGGAGTCGCAGGCAGCGGTCGAGCGCTTCCGCGGCAGCGGGCCGTCCGATGACCAAGGCGCCGTGATGGTTTCGGCGTCGGTCGCCGAGTATGACGTCGCCGACGTCCGTTCGTTGGTGGAGCGGGGGTAG